A single genomic interval of Lynx canadensis isolate LIC74 chromosome A2, mLynCan4.pri.v2, whole genome shotgun sequence harbors:
- the PTN gene encoding pleiotrophin isoform X2 has product MQSQQYLQQRRKFAAAFLAFIFILAAVDTAEAGKKEKPEKKVKKSDCGEWQWSVCVPTSGDCGLGTREGTRTGAECKQTMKTQRCKIPCNWKKQFGAECKYQFQAWGECDLNTALKTRTGSLKRALHNADCQKTVTISKPCGKLTKPKPQESKKKKKEGKKQEKMLD; this is encoded by the exons ATGCAGTCCCAACAGTACCTGCAGCAGCGTCGAAAATTTGCAGCTGCCTTCCTGGCATTCATTTTCATTCTGGCAGCCGTGGACACGGCTGAAgcggggaagaaagagaaaccag aaaaaaaagtgaagaagtcTGACTGTGGAGAATGGCAGTGGAGTGTGTGCGTGCCCACCAGCGGGGACTGTGGGCTGGGCACCCGAGAGGGCACCCGGACTGGAGCTGAGTGTAAGCAAACCATGAAGACCCAGAGATGTAAGATCCCCTGCAACTGGAAAAAGCAATTTGGAG CGGAGTGCAAGTACCAGTTCCAGGCCTGGGGAGAATGTGACCTGAATACCGCCTTGAAGACCAGGACCGGAAGTCTGAAGCGAGCCCTCCACAATGCCGACTGCCAGAAGACAGTCACTATCTCCAAGCCCTGCGGCAAGCTGACTAAGCCCAAACCTCAAG